A region of Streptomyces sp. NBC_01267 DNA encodes the following proteins:
- a CDS encoding SDR family NAD(P)-dependent oxidoreductase, whose amino-acid sequence MSRQLVTVVTGGSRGIGAAICRRLADDGHHVALGYRSDAAAAETVAASVRETGRRCVTVRVDTTDEAAVDRIFETAASELGPVTGLVNNAGVGGPLGPLAEADAAGIRHALDVNVMGYLLCARRAVRDLTRTGGGAVVNISSAAATLGSPGEYVHYAAAKAAVDALTVGLSKEVAAAGIRVNAVAPGLVRTEFHEDPERPDKLASTVPLGRAGNPDEIAGAVSWLLSDDASYTTGAVLRVAGGR is encoded by the coding sequence ATGAGCCGGCAGTTGGTCACTGTGGTCACAGGCGGCAGCCGCGGCATCGGCGCGGCCATCTGCAGGCGGCTGGCCGACGACGGTCACCATGTCGCTCTCGGATACCGCTCCGACGCCGCAGCGGCCGAGACCGTGGCCGCCTCGGTGCGCGAGACGGGCCGCCGTTGCGTGACCGTACGCGTCGACACCACCGACGAGGCCGCGGTCGACCGGATCTTCGAGACCGCGGCCTCCGAACTCGGCCCGGTCACCGGCCTGGTGAACAACGCCGGAGTCGGCGGTCCGCTCGGTCCGCTCGCCGAAGCGGACGCGGCCGGCATCCGCCACGCCCTGGACGTCAACGTCATGGGATACCTGCTCTGCGCCCGCCGGGCCGTCCGCGACCTGACCCGGACCGGCGGCGGGGCCGTCGTGAACATCTCGTCCGCCGCGGCGACCCTCGGCAGCCCGGGAGAGTACGTCCACTACGCCGCGGCCAAAGCCGCCGTCGACGCGCTGACCGTCGGCCTCTCGAAGGAGGTCGCGGCTGCCGGGATCCGGGTGAACGCCGTGGCGCCCGGCCTCGTCCGGACCGAATTCCACGAAGACCCCGAGCGCCCCGACAAACTGGCCTCGACCGTACCCCTGGGGCGGGCGGGCAACCCGGACGAGATCGCCGGCGCCGTCTCGTGGCTCCTGTCGGACGACGCCTCGTACACCACGGGGGCCGTCCTGCGGGTGGCCGGAGGCCGGTAG
- a CDS encoding VOC family protein, whose product MLTTDYVPGAPNWLDLGSPDTDAAVAFYTAVFGWTFEPAGPDAGGYGFFQRDGKVVAAVGPLTEKGAASAWTVYFHTPDADSTRNAVEQGGGKVRVPPTDVFTAGRMAAFTDPTGGEFGVWQPGENAGLQTVMEPNSLCWTELHTTDAQAAKGFYRSVFSWQYEDMPMGDGMVYTVVSAAGGGKDDDTSQGGIMALPKENVRAGSTSEWHPYFGVEDCDATFAAATERGATTLMPPSNAPGVGRLALLKDPAGAVFALIKGDPSMT is encoded by the coding sequence ATGCTGACGACCGACTACGTCCCGGGCGCACCGAACTGGCTCGATCTCGGGTCCCCGGACACCGACGCCGCTGTCGCCTTCTACACCGCCGTGTTCGGCTGGACCTTCGAGCCCGCGGGTCCGGACGCGGGCGGCTACGGCTTCTTCCAGCGGGACGGCAAGGTGGTCGCGGCCGTCGGCCCGTTGACGGAGAAGGGGGCGGCATCCGCCTGGACCGTCTACTTCCACACGCCGGACGCCGACAGCACCCGCAACGCCGTCGAGCAGGGGGGAGGCAAGGTCCGCGTCCCCCCGACGGACGTCTTCACCGCGGGGCGGATGGCGGCGTTCACGGATCCGACGGGCGGTGAGTTCGGAGTGTGGCAGCCGGGCGAGAACGCTGGCCTTCAGACGGTCATGGAACCCAACTCGCTCTGCTGGACCGAGCTGCACACCACCGACGCGCAGGCGGCGAAGGGCTTCTACCGGTCGGTCTTCTCCTGGCAGTACGAGGACATGCCCATGGGCGACGGAATGGTCTACACCGTCGTGTCCGCGGCGGGCGGCGGCAAGGACGACGACACGTCACAGGGCGGCATCATGGCCCTCCCCAAGGAGAACGTCCGGGCCGGCTCGACATCGGAGTGGCACCCGTACTTCGGGGTCGAGGACTGCGACGCCACCTTCGCGGCGGCCACCGAGCGAGGTGCCACGACCCTGATGCCGCCGAGCAACGCGCCGGGCGTCGGACGGCTGGCGCTGCTGAAGGACCCCGCCGGGGCGGTCTTCGCGCTGATCAAGGGCGACCCGTCGATGACCTGA
- a CDS encoding ricin-type beta-trefoil lectin domain protein, producing the protein MRSRHQSRRPRRVALTATVAAALVGALLAPAAEASTTATSPQGHALAVTPPMGFNNWARFGCGPDAPNPGDTGPTESLILGQARALVDNGLAAKGYRTVTVDDCWMTHARDAQGALVTDTGKFPRGMADLGRRLHDMGLKFGIYEDIGTYTCGGFPGSWNHFQQDADQFAAWGVDYIKLDGCNMPSEADSASGYIKAYKDFGAAMKANSSKRDMVFSESSPAYFSIGVSDLSDWYTVIDGASQSGQLWREGNDVKMLHMGGSAWDKTSNGSGVMTQYGYNSLLARYSGPGDWNDPDFLITGDGLTDAESRTQVSLWAMMASPLILSTDVAALSAPSLKTLGNKDVIAVDQDGLGRQAGVVSRDGTVDVLARPLANGDRAVALLNRGTTAVPASTTLAGVGFTGSQCRAKVKDLWTGATSTTDGTIGATLDAHSTAVFRVTPGAGCTGQQPTGQLTGIGGKCVDDSGSGTAAGNPVVLHNCDAGTNQRWTLPGDGTVRTLGQCLDASYRNDDSRYTGYWAVLEPCDGRATQKWSYQRNGFLQNTGLTGLCLDDYASLTADDNPLIVGDCGTSRPNQQNQIWALPT; encoded by the coding sequence ATGAGGAGCCGACATCAGTCGCGGCGCCCGAGACGTGTCGCCTTGACGGCGACGGTGGCAGCGGCACTGGTGGGCGCGCTGCTGGCCCCCGCGGCAGAAGCGTCCACGACCGCCACCAGTCCGCAGGGCCACGCGCTGGCGGTGACCCCACCGATGGGCTTCAACAACTGGGCCCGGTTCGGCTGCGGGCCCGACGCCCCCAATCCCGGTGACACCGGCCCCACCGAGAGCCTGATCCTCGGTCAGGCCCGCGCTCTGGTGGACAACGGGCTTGCGGCCAAGGGCTACCGGACCGTCACGGTCGACGACTGCTGGATGACCCACGCACGCGACGCGCAGGGCGCCCTGGTCACCGACACCGGCAAGTTCCCCCGGGGCATGGCCGACCTGGGCCGCCGACTGCACGACATGGGGCTGAAGTTCGGCATCTACGAGGACATCGGCACGTACACCTGCGGTGGTTTCCCCGGCAGTTGGAACCACTTCCAGCAGGACGCCGACCAGTTCGCCGCCTGGGGCGTGGACTACATCAAGCTCGACGGCTGCAACATGCCGTCGGAGGCGGACAGCGCGAGCGGTTACATCAAGGCGTACAAGGACTTCGGCGCCGCGATGAAGGCCAACTCCTCCAAGCGGGACATGGTGTTCTCGGAGTCGTCGCCCGCGTACTTCTCCATCGGCGTCTCCGACCTGTCCGACTGGTACACGGTCATCGACGGAGCCTCGCAGAGCGGGCAGCTGTGGCGCGAGGGCAATGACGTCAAGATGTTGCACATGGGCGGCTCGGCCTGGGACAAGACGTCCAACGGCAGCGGAGTGATGACCCAGTACGGGTACAACTCGCTGCTCGCGCGGTACTCGGGGCCGGGTGACTGGAACGACCCGGACTTCCTGATCACCGGGGACGGGCTGACCGACGCCGAGTCGCGGACCCAGGTGTCGCTCTGGGCGATGATGGCCTCGCCGCTGATCCTCAGCACCGATGTCGCAGCGCTGTCCGCGCCGTCGCTGAAGACCCTCGGCAACAAGGACGTCATCGCGGTCGACCAGGACGGTCTGGGGCGGCAGGCGGGTGTCGTCTCGCGTGACGGCACGGTGGACGTCCTCGCACGGCCGCTCGCCAACGGCGACCGGGCCGTCGCACTCCTCAACCGCGGTACCACCGCGGTCCCCGCGAGCACCACGCTGGCCGGGGTCGGATTCACCGGAAGCCAGTGCCGGGCCAAGGTCAAGGACCTCTGGACGGGCGCCACTTCGACCACCGACGGAACCATCGGCGCCACCCTCGACGCCCACAGCACCGCCGTCTTCCGGGTCACTCCCGGAGCGGGCTGCACCGGTCAGCAGCCCACCGGCCAGCTCACCGGGATCGGCGGCAAGTGCGTCGACGACAGCGGTTCGGGCACCGCGGCCGGCAATCCGGTGGTCCTCCACAACTGCGACGCGGGCACCAACCAGCGGTGGACGCTGCCCGGCGACGGCACGGTGCGCACCCTCGGCCAGTGCCTGGACGCCTCGTACCGGAACGACGACAGCAGGTACACCGGCTACTGGGCGGTACTGGAGCCCTGCGACGGCCGTGCCACCCAGAAGTGGTCCTACCAGCGCAACGGTTTCCTCCAGAACACCGGCCTGACCGGCCTGTGCCTGGACGATTACGCCTCTCTCACCGCCGACGACAACCCGCTCATCGTCGGCGACTGCGGCACCTCCCGGCCGAACCAGCAGAATCAGATCTGGGCCCTGCCCACCTGA
- a CDS encoding glycoside hydrolase family 76 protein — protein MSCLLLGSLPSVASADARSALCNKYCDARDPSAASSDRVPVNTTIYSRSIQLHLSDNDVMGWASIDNGNPGDEVWLDRSFDGGRTWASGSKLGDTRTPQGSGGWRSQMYNVDDWNTAGVGALRACGKAGDRPEIACTGWARVDWNAGSRSTAAATALMMSFDRNSGLFGGNGWWTSANALTAVIDNIRVSGMPSYTYAVSSTYDKNIDAQGGNFTNDYLDDTGWWGLAWVAAYDLTGDSRYLDTARADADHMFANWTGACGGGVLWNENKTYKNAITNELFLQLNAALHNRIPGDSAYLDRAEKEWSWFSASGMINSDHMINDGLDDGCSNNGQQTWTYNQGVILGGLAELHRATGDNTLLDTARTLADASTTRLETDGVLREPGESDDCTGDGPSFKGAYVRGLGKLNGELTGHPYDTPLARWANAAHDKDRNALDMYGPHWNGPWAGTPDYGCQQSTLDLLDAAPAG, from the coding sequence ATGTCGTGCCTGCTGCTCGGTTCGCTCCCGTCCGTGGCGTCCGCCGACGCCCGGTCCGCCCTCTGCAACAAGTACTGCGACGCCCGCGACCCCTCGGCGGCCTCGTCCGACCGGGTCCCGGTGAACACCACCATCTACTCGCGCAGCATCCAACTGCACCTCTCCGACAACGATGTCATGGGATGGGCCTCGATCGACAACGGCAACCCCGGGGACGAGGTCTGGCTGGACCGCTCCTTCGACGGCGGCCGGACCTGGGCCTCCGGCAGCAAACTGGGTGACACCAGGACACCCCAGGGATCGGGGGGTTGGCGCTCCCAGATGTACAACGTCGACGACTGGAACACCGCGGGGGTGGGCGCGCTCCGGGCCTGCGGCAAGGCCGGGGACCGCCCGGAGATCGCCTGTACCGGGTGGGCGCGTGTCGACTGGAACGCCGGAAGCAGGAGCACCGCCGCCGCGACCGCACTGATGATGTCCTTCGACCGCAACTCCGGCCTGTTCGGGGGAAACGGCTGGTGGACGAGCGCCAACGCGCTGACGGCGGTCATCGACAACATCCGCGTCAGCGGGATGCCCAGCTACACGTACGCCGTCTCCAGCACCTACGACAAGAACATCGACGCGCAGGGCGGCAACTTCACCAACGACTATCTCGACGACACCGGGTGGTGGGGGCTGGCCTGGGTGGCCGCGTACGACCTGACCGGCGACAGCCGGTACCTCGACACCGCGCGGGCCGACGCCGACCACATGTTCGCCAACTGGACGGGCGCCTGCGGAGGCGGTGTTCTCTGGAACGAGAACAAGACCTACAAGAACGCCATCACCAACGAGCTGTTCCTCCAGCTCAACGCCGCACTGCACAACCGCATCCCCGGCGACTCGGCCTATCTGGACCGCGCCGAGAAGGAGTGGTCGTGGTTCAGCGCGAGCGGCATGATCAACTCCGACCACATGATCAACGACGGCCTGGACGACGGCTGTTCGAACAACGGGCAGCAGACCTGGACGTACAACCAGGGCGTGATCCTCGGCGGGCTGGCCGAACTGCACCGGGCCACCGGGGACAACACCCTGCTGGACACCGCGCGCACCCTGGCCGACGCCTCCACCACCCGGCTGGAGACCGACGGGGTGCTGCGCGAGCCCGGTGAGTCCGACGACTGCACCGGTGACGGCCCCTCCTTCAAGGGCGCCTACGTCCGCGGTCTCGGCAAGCTCAACGGCGAGCTGACCGGCCACCCCTACGACACGCCGCTGGCCCGGTGGGCGAACGCCGCCCACGACAAGGACCGCAACGCCCTCGACATGTACGGGCCGCACTGGAACGGGCCGTGGGCCGGTACGCCCGACTACGGCTGCCAGCAGAGCACGCTCGATCTGCTCGACGCGGCTCCCGCGGGCTGA